The Candidatus Reconcilbacillus cellulovorans genome includes a region encoding these proteins:
- the flgG gene encoding flagellar basal body rod protein FlgG (makes up the distal portion of the flagellar basal body rod), producing MLRSLYSGISGMRGFQLKLDVIGNNIANVNTVGFKASRVMFRDILSQTIAGASGPTDQGVGGVNAKQVGLGSTIAAIDTLHTQGSAMTTNVATDLRIDGDGFFAVAPSQDAEQRYLTRAGNFTVDAAGFLVNPEGMYVLDEGGDPINITGLGITAFTIAPDGQIIGVGADGVQTATGVYIGVVTVTNPGGLEKIGGNLYRLTPNASTETDVTALIGRAADPERGSGAIVSGQLEMSNVDLTNEFTEMIVAQRGFQANSRIITTSDSILEEIVNLKR from the coding sequence ATGCTTCGCTCGCTTTATTCCGGCATATCGGGCATGCGCGGTTTCCAGCTGAAGCTCGACGTGATCGGCAACAACATCGCCAACGTCAACACCGTCGGCTTCAAGGCAAGCCGCGTCATGTTCCGCGACATTTTGAGTCAGACGATCGCCGGGGCGTCCGGTCCGACCGACCAAGGCGTTGGCGGCGTCAACGCCAAGCAGGTCGGACTGGGCTCGACGATCGCCGCGATCGACACGCTGCACACTCAAGGCAGCGCGATGACGACGAACGTGGCAACGGATCTCCGCATCGACGGCGACGGCTTTTTCGCGGTGGCGCCGTCGCAGGACGCCGAGCAGCGCTATTTGACGCGCGCCGGCAATTTTACGGTCGACGCAGCGGGATTTCTCGTCAACCCCGAAGGCATGTATGTTCTTGACGAAGGCGGCGATCCGATCAACATCACCGGGCTCGGCATTACCGCCTTCACGATCGCGCCCGATGGCCAGATCATCGGCGTCGGCGCGGACGGCGTGCAGACGGCGACCGGCGTCTATATCGGCGTCGTAACCGTCACCAACCCCGGTGGTCTCGAAAAAATCGGCGGCAACCTGTACCGGCTGACGCCGAACGCCAGTACGGAAACCGACGTAACGGCGCTGATCGGGCGGGCCGCCGATCCCGAACGCGGCTCCGGTGCGATCGTATCCGGGCAGCTGGAGATGTCCAATGTCGACCTGACGAACGAGTTTACGGAAATGATCGTCGCCCAGCGCGGTTTCCAAGCGAATTCGCGCATTATCACGACGTCCGACAGCATTTTGGAAGAGATCGTCAATTTGAAGCGGTGA